The following nucleotide sequence is from Gottschalkia purinilytica.
TCTTATTTAGTAAACTAACTAGCAGCTGTTCTTCTCTATTATTTAAGTTAGCTGTTTTAAAAGAACTTGAATATGTGTTAACTCCTGTACCAACCTTCCCACTCATTTGGGAAATATTTCTCATAACCACTCTTGCTAATGGGTTAGCCATTATTTTCACCACCATTTAGCTATTCTTATAGTAATACATCTAACATTTTATCAACCTCTTCATGAGGTCTTGGGATAACATTAGATGATATAATCTCACCTAATCCTTTTGCAGTTTCAGTTGCATTTTCCACTGCTGCTTGGACAGCGGCAACTTCTCCTGATACTATTGCAGCAATAAGTCCTGATCCAACAAAGTTAAGATCTACAATATGAACATCTGCTGACTTAACCATAGTATCAGCCGCTTGTAAAGCAGCCACTAAACTTCTAGTTTCTACCATACCTATGGCTTGTCTCATAGTATACTACCACCTTTATTTATTTTTTAACTCCTGGAAGGTATTTCTCAATATCCAATTCACCTTCAAATCCAGGAATTTCTGCTAATTCAAATAGGTGACTCTTCTCTCCTAGTGGCTTAGTAGCATCTATACCTAGTTTGTCAGTAAGTCCACGTGCAACATGTGAAGCCTCAAGCCCTGATCCCAAAGCTCCTGGTATTGTAACTAGATCTTCAGAAGCTTGAACCCTAGAAGCTAATGCAAGTTCAACAGAACTTGGATCATAAATATCAATATCAGTATCTACAATAACAACATGTTTGATATCATAACCACTTGCTAATGCTCCTATTATTGCAGTTTTTCCGTCACCATCTTTTTTCTTATCTATAGAAATAATTCCGTGTAGTCTACATCCTCCACCAATTGTTATATTAACATCTTTAGCATCTACTA
It contains:
- a CDS encoding BMC domain-containing protein; this translates as MRQAIGMVETRSLVAALQAADTMVKSADVHIVDLNFVGSGLIAAIVSGEVAAVQAAVENATETAKGLGEIISSNVIPRPHEEVDKMLDVLL